A region of Streptomyces sp. TG1A-60 DNA encodes the following proteins:
- a CDS encoding glycoside hydrolase family 15 protein → MAGRIEDYALIGDMQTAALVCRDGTVDWLCLPRFDSHAVFAGLLGTEEHGFWRLGPAHASDAEPPTASRRRYRGDSLILESEWDTPRGTVRVTDFMPPRDGAPQLIRIVEGISGRVPMRSALRMRFSYGRVVPWVHKHEGRTVAVAGPDSVWFDTECETYGKALTTYSDFTVTPGDRIAFTVSWEPSHKQPPPLPEPEPSLRATEDFWRDWVEQCTYHGPYREAVIRSLITLKALTYAPTGGIVAAPTTSLPEHVGGVRNWDYRYTWLRDAAITLSSLLRTGYRDEARAWREWLLRAVAGDPENLQIMYGIAGERELGEAELDWLPGYENSAPVRVGNGAAHQLQLDVYGEVTEALHLAHMTGLARNDYASLLQLKLIRYLEDHWDEPDEGIWEVRGPRRHFVHSKVMAWVAVDRTIKLIESGDADGPLEKWHELRDDIHRDVCEKGYDKERNTFTQSYGSKELDASLLLIPQMGFLPPDDKRVIGTIEAIQRELSTADGFILRYPTSGEEEGVDGLPGDEGAFLACSFWMADDLAMIGRVDEARKLFEKLLSLRNDLGLLAEEWDPVLKRQVGNFPQAFSHVPLIDTALRLTASGAYGG, encoded by the coding sequence GTGGCCGGGCGCATCGAAGACTACGCACTCATCGGAGACATGCAGACCGCCGCCTTGGTCTGCCGGGACGGCACGGTCGACTGGCTGTGCCTGCCCCGCTTCGACTCCCATGCCGTCTTCGCGGGACTGCTCGGCACGGAGGAACACGGATTCTGGCGCCTGGGCCCCGCCCACGCGTCGGACGCCGAGCCGCCGACGGCCTCCCGCCGCCGGTACCGCGGCGACTCGCTGATCCTCGAATCCGAGTGGGACACCCCGCGCGGTACGGTCCGTGTGACCGACTTCATGCCGCCCCGTGACGGCGCCCCTCAGCTGATCCGGATCGTGGAGGGCATCAGCGGACGGGTGCCGATGCGCTCGGCGCTGCGCATGCGGTTCTCCTACGGCCGGGTCGTGCCCTGGGTGCACAAGCACGAGGGGCGCACGGTGGCCGTCGCCGGGCCCGACTCCGTGTGGTTCGACACCGAGTGCGAGACGTACGGCAAGGCGCTGACCACGTACTCCGACTTCACCGTGACGCCGGGCGACCGGATCGCGTTCACGGTCTCCTGGGAGCCCTCGCACAAGCAGCCCCCGCCGCTGCCCGAGCCCGAGCCGTCACTGCGGGCCACCGAGGACTTCTGGCGCGACTGGGTGGAGCAGTGCACATACCACGGCCCGTACCGCGAGGCCGTGATCCGCTCGCTCATCACCCTCAAGGCCCTGACATACGCCCCCACCGGCGGCATCGTCGCTGCGCCGACCACCTCCCTCCCGGAGCACGTCGGCGGTGTCCGCAACTGGGACTACCGCTACACCTGGCTGCGGGACGCGGCCATCACCCTCTCCTCCCTGCTGCGCACCGGCTACCGCGACGAGGCCCGCGCATGGCGCGAGTGGCTGCTCAGGGCGGTCGCCGGCGACCCGGAGAACCTCCAGATCATGTACGGCATCGCCGGTGAGCGGGAGCTGGGCGAGGCCGAGCTGGACTGGCTGCCCGGGTACGAGAACTCCGCGCCGGTCCGGGTCGGCAACGGCGCCGCCCACCAGCTCCAGCTGGACGTGTACGGCGAGGTCACCGAGGCCCTGCACCTGGCCCACATGACGGGTCTGGCCCGCAACGACTACGCCTCCCTCCTCCAGCTGAAGCTGATCCGCTACCTGGAGGACCACTGGGACGAGCCGGACGAGGGCATCTGGGAGGTGCGCGGCCCGCGCCGCCACTTCGTGCACTCCAAGGTGATGGCCTGGGTCGCCGTGGACCGCACGATCAAGCTCATCGAGTCCGGGGACGCGGACGGCCCGCTGGAGAAGTGGCACGAGTTGCGCGACGACATCCACCGGGACGTGTGTGAGAAGGGTTACGACAAGGAGCGCAACACCTTCACACAGTCGTACGGCTCGAAGGAGCTGGACGCCTCGCTGCTGCTGATCCCGCAGATGGGTTTCCTGCCGCCGGACGACAAGCGGGTCATCGGCACCATCGAGGCGATCCAGCGCGAGCTGTCGACCGCGGACGGCTTCATCCTGCGCTACCCGACCTCCGGCGAGGAGGAGGGCGTGGACGGGCTGCCGGGCGACGAGGGCGCGTTCCTCGCCTGCTCGTTCTGGATGGCCGACGACCTGGCGATGATCGGCCGGGTGGACGAGGCCCGCAAGCTCTTCGAGAAGCTGCTCTCCCTCCGCAACGACCTGGGTCTCCTCGCCGAGGAGTGGGACCCGGTCCTCAAGCGCCAGGTCGGCAACTTCCCGCAGGCGTTCAGCCACGTGCCGCTCATCGACACGGCCCTGCGCCTGACCGCGTCGGGGGCGTACGGCGGCTGA